A window of Clostridium taeniosporum genomic DNA:
TATAATTTTATAAAGATAATTCCTAAAGATTATAAGAAGATATTAGAAACTGTTGAAAAATACACAAATCTTGGATTTGAAAAAGAAGAGGCATTAATTAGGACATTTCAAGAAATTAAGAGAAGATAGGGGGATTAAATAATGGGTAAACCAACTGGATTTTTAGAATATAAAAGAGAGATAGGCTTAAACAGATCTCCTAAAGAAAGAATAAAGGACTATAATGAGTTTCATAATAGCCTTTCATTAGAAAAACAATCTATTCAAGGTGCTAGGTGTATGGATTGTGGCGTGCCATTTTGTCAATCTGGTACAGTATTTTCAGGAATGGTTTCAGGATGTCCTCTTCACAATCTGATTCCTGAATGGAATGATCTTATATATAGAGGAAAATGGGATTTAGCATACAATAGATTAAATAAAACAAATCCTTTTCCAGAATTCACTGGTAGAGTTTGTCCAGCACCTTGCGAAGCAGGTTGTACAGTAGGATTAAATGGCCCATCGGTAAGTATTAAAGAAAATGAAAGAGCTATTATAGATACAGCTTTTAAAAATAATAAAGTTGTAGCTAATCCACCATTAAAAAGAACTGGTAAAAAAATAGCTATAATTGGATCAGGACCAGCAGGACTTGCTGCAGCTGATACTTTGAATAAATGTGGTCATAAGGTTACTGTATATGAAAGAAATGATAGACCAGGTGGATTATTAATGTATGGAATTCCTAATATGAAACTTGATAAAGAAATTATATTAAGAAGAATTAGACTTATGGCAGAAGAGGGCATAAAGTTTGTAACTAATGCTGATATTGGAAAAGACTATAAAGCTAGTGAGTTAATTGAAGAATATGATGCTATTATTTTAGCTACAGGAGCATCTAAACCTAGGGATTTAAGCATAGAGGGAAAAGAGAAGGCAAAGGGAATATATTTTGCAGTAGATTTTCTAAAATCTAATACAAAAAGTCTTCTAGATTCTAATCATGAAGATAATAATTATATATCAGCAAAAGATAAAAATGTAATTGTAATAGGTGGTGGGGATACTGGGACAGATTGTGTTGGAACTTGTCTTAGACATGGATGTAAGTCACTAGTTCAACTTGAAATAATGCCTAAACCTTTAGGTTATAGATCAGAGAATAATCCGTGGCCAGAATGGCCAAAAGTATTGAAAATTGACTATGGTCAAGAAGAATTTATTGATATATATGGTAAAGATCCAAGAGAATATCTAACTACAGTTACAGGAATAAATACAGATAATGAAGGAAATATAAAAAG
This region includes:
- a CDS encoding glutamate synthase subunit beta, which encodes MGKPTGFLEYKREIGLNRSPKERIKDYNEFHNSLSLEKQSIQGARCMDCGVPFCQSGTVFSGMVSGCPLHNLIPEWNDLIYRGKWDLAYNRLNKTNPFPEFTGRVCPAPCEAGCTVGLNGPSVSIKENERAIIDTAFKNNKVVANPPLKRTGKKIAIIGSGPAGLAAADTLNKCGHKVTVYERNDRPGGLLMYGIPNMKLDKEIILRRIRLMAEEGIKFVTNADIGKDYKASELIEEYDAIILATGASKPRDLSIEGKEKAKGIYFAVDFLKSNTKSLLDSNHEDNNYISAKDKNVIVIGGGDTGTDCVGTCLRHGCKSLVQLEIMPKPLGYRSENNPWPEWPKVLKIDYGQEEFIDIYGKDPREYLTTVTGINTDNEGNIKSVDTAKVEWKKNNDGRMVSLNVTGSEKTYEADLILIAMGFVGSQSYIKEGFGIEFNSKNNINANSLNFKTNVPKVFATGDARIGQSLVVTAINEGINCGLSVNKFLRK